The Pongo pygmaeus isolate AG05252 chromosome 7, NHGRI_mPonPyg2-v2.0_pri, whole genome shotgun sequence DNA segment CTCTCTAGTACTAGGCTCTATAGTATAAATAGCATATTCAGACTCTAAAACATTGTCTGAATATACAGATTTATTGTTCTACTTCCAAAGATATgactagaaaaattaaattgaataacAGCTTATATAAGTCATTTGTCTGCTATTGTTGTCTACGTTTTTAAATACAATACTTTCTCCTTTCAGATTCCTCAGCAGCGTCATGAAAGCAAACCTGTTAATGTTGACGAAGCTACAAGATTAATGGCTCTGTTGTAATATAGTGGTGATGCATCTAATTCTTCACAAAGAccaataaattaaatgttttatacaattttatttttaaaaatcttgttaaTGTACAGGCATTGGCACATTTTGAAAACAAACTACATAAACATGTCTTTCCTATAAcctaggaaagtggaatgtcagaAGTCAACAAAATGTGATAAAGTGCTAAAACAGAAGGCACTTCACAAAATCTGTTCACTGAAACAGTTATATATCCTCGTTTACATCCTTCACTTTACAAGTGGCAGTGAATGTCTGTTTGGATAGAAGGACATACAGAAATACAGGCAGTTTAGTGGCAGTAAAAATATAAGACAAACAAGTAATGAGTCCTTGGCcaacttgtttttgatgacttgTAGTGTCCTTTAACTTTCCTCttgtaagaagaaaaaacagaaggatTCACAATTAGAAGTTGAAATCCAGAATCTAGTTACTTTTGGGAGTGGGGAGGTTTGTGGATATTAAATCATTTATCCCCTAAAGCAATCAGAGCCCTTTGTTTTTATGGTTGAAGTTTTGTGAAGTAAAGAAAGTATTAAGGAAGAACACTTCAGAATCAGTGAACTAAAAGAGGTGttacattcattattttaaatacttaggTTATTAAGAAGTCTAAAATGTTACACAGTTAGAGGTAGATAACAGTCCCAAGTTTCCATTGAATCTAATAATTTAGTATCTGGACAACAAACAGATCACAAACTCCTTCATTATCATCTAAATTAAAGTTGTAGTCATCTGCCGGGGTAGGAGAAAGCCTTAAGAGAGGAAACactgcaaacaaaaaacaaattcagtGTTAAAGATGGTTTCTACATACAGTAAAtgatctttaacaaaatactcTCAAATACATCATTCCAAATTAAAGACTTGTGTAATGTGTATTTTGAAAGATTCTCATTTAGTAACAATTTATACATTGATTATTGATACTAGATTGAGAAATagaagttaaatttttctttttttcttttttttttttttttaacatggagtctccctgtgtcatccaggctggagtgcagtggcttgatctcggctcactgcaagctccacctcccgggttcacgccattctcctgcctcagcctcccgagtagctgggactacaggcgcccaccaccatgcctggctcattttttgtattttttaatagagatggggtttcaccatgttagccaggatggtctctatctcctgacctcgtgatgtgcccaccttggcctcccaaaatgctgggattacaggcgtgagccaccgcgcccggcctagaagtTAAATTGTTTATTGGTTGAACTTATCACTAAGGTAATATAACTAAAAGGCTctaatgaggccaggtgcagtggctcatgcctgtaatcccaacactttgggaggcagaggcaggtggatcacctgaggccaggagtttgagaccagcctggccaacatggtgaaaccccgtctctactaaaaatacaaaaagtagccatgtgtgctggcaggcgcctgtcataccagctactcaggagactgagccaggagaatcacttgaacctgggaggtggaggtttcagtgagctgagatcgtgccactgcactcagcctagatgacactccagcctggatgacagagggagactctgcctaaaaaaaaaacaaacacacaacagaACACTAATGAAAGTGTTCTGTTTGCCACTTTGCAAACAGAAGAATGAATTGGACTTACAAAGTTTGCTGATGTTCTCTGCTTCTACATATATGTTTAGTACATCTCTAGTTACTATAACATTGCTAACTTAATTGCTACCACTTCGTAGGTTTCTACTATATTTGTTAGGAACTAGGACTCTGATCCAAGAACTTACAGAAGGAGAGAAATTATTAAAGTAATTAGCATATTGTAGCTAactgatatttaataatttttcaggTTAGATGACAACGTGGTTAATATTAATACTAATTCAGTGACTTCACATTGGCAGCTTGAAATTGGCCCGGGTAGGggtatttacaaaagcaggtgtTCAGATCACTTGCTGATTTAGACAAGTTATTTTACTCTTCTTGGACCAGATCCTTCAGGAGTGGAAAGGGCTAACAGTTTATTTTCAATGAAGGTGAGAAGTATCCCCATATGGATTCCTTTCCCTCAAAATGcaagcaaagagaaataaattctgaAGGATGCCTATTACTTACTGTAAGTGTTAAGGGAGAATTTTCATGAATCTTCATAGTAAAGCAGGTGGCAAAtatatgttcatttcttttaaattatgtttcacTTATAAATTCCACAAAAGCATTACTGATATATGAGTTAGTAAAATTTTAACCTACTTACCATCAGAAGACATTAACTCATCAATGATATCTCCACTAATAGATCCTGCTGGAAACAGTAATAAAGTTTTGTTACATTTCTGTTAACAGTAAAAGATACTTATATTTAAACACAAGTAGTCACAGCAGCAGCTTGACTGATGTGCACATTTATATAAAGTACTAGTACTTTGTGGACAGGTTGTTTTCATGAGCACCTACTCTATGCCTGGCATTACTTTTAAACTTCCAAACTCAAGAGGAAGACCAAAAGGCTCATtatctgccaggcatggtggctcatgcttataattctagcactttgggaggctgagtgaggcggacggattgcttgagctcaggagttcagaccagcctgggcaacatagtgaaatccatctttacaaaaaatacaaaaaaaattagccagacattggtggcacgtacctatggtcccaactacttgggagactgaggtgggaaggatcacttgagcccaggaggttgaggctgcactgagctgagatcacgccactgcattccagcctggctgacaaagtgagaccctgtcaaaaaaaaaacaaaaaacaacaacaacaaaaaatcacctCAGCATCAttctaccaaaactgactcagtTTTGGTCAGTAGTTTCATAATTCTCCCAGTTATTGAACCTTAAAACTTcaacatcactttccattcctcctgtTAACTTTATCTCCAGATCTCACACATCAAATGTTATTTTGCCTACAGTGTTTCTCAGATCTGTTCATTATTTCTCTTCCCGATCTCACTGTAATCACTGTTttagcctttttatttatttatttattttgagacaggatctctgtctgtcactcaggctggtgtacATTACAtgctgtcatggctcactgtggccttgacctcccaggcttgcaatcctcccactttggcctccctccccagtagctgggaccacaggcacacatcacaatgcctagctaatttttaatttttttttttttagagatagggtctcactgtattgcccaggttggtctcaaattcctgggctcaagcagtgtacctgcctcggcctcccaaagtgttgggattacaggcatgagccccaccACTCTTGGCCCTTGTTTTAGCCCTAATGTTCTCTCAATTGCATAACTGCAAACGTTTAGTTTCCATTGCCTCTGAATTCTGCTTCCCAGGGCCAAAACCATCTTTCCTAATCATATTACTCCTGTGTGCACCATTATAGCTAATTATGCTATTTTCTTGGTCACAGATCTTCACTGGTTTATTGGATAAACATCCTAACTACTCTGAAATTCAAGGCCCGCTCTAATGTGGCCCAAAATTACTTTCCTTAGTTAGGATTTCCAaatatgaaaccataaaaacagaatactcactttttaaaaacactttgttGAAGCCAATGTGTTAATTGTGTCTAAGCTTACCCATGTAAAACCCACGTAAAGcttgcctgctttatattctaatTAGATTGTAAGCTTTTTAAggactacattttctttctttctttttttttttctaagacgtagtcttactctgtcgcccagactggagtacagtggcgcgatctcggcttactgcaacctccaactcctgggttcaagcaattctcctgcctcagctttccaagtagctgggactacaggtgtgtgccaccacgcccagctaatttttgtattttttagtagagacagggcttcactataggttggccaggctgttcttgaacccctgacctcaggtaatctgcctgtgTTGGCTTCcctaattgctgggattacaggtgtgagccactgcgcccagccaggactaCATTTTCTATTGTGCACCCTAATGGCCTATAGTATAGACATATTTATAGGGGAAGGAAAAGAATAGATGTGGGCAAAAAGAAgctaaaaaacattccatgtccAGTTAGATCTTGTTAGCATCACTTTTAACCTGTGAACTCCCATTTTAGCAATGAGACACATCGTAGAGGTAAAATAAACAATTTGGATTATATAcaatatagttttaaattatcTGCAATATGATATCTATATTggcaccattcattcattctgtagtCAGTGAGAGATTGCCTACCATGGTCCCTTTATTTGGAATCAGTAAGATACTGCCAAATTAAGAGTTGTGCTCTCTACTCCTGATACCCAGTGTGAAatgttttagctttttaaaatttcataaatgaaaCAACTGAGGAAAGTAAGATTTCCTACATAATTGGAGTTGAGACCATTTATCACTTCTGTAAAACTAAGCTTCCCAAATAAAAAGTATAACAAAGAATATGGAGAAACAAGAGGCGTAAGTCACTATGGTCTATACTTAAAGATAGTTGGAACATATTTCACTAATTTATCCTAGACTTACTAAGAGAGATAAAATAACCTTACCAAGTAAACTCCAGGTAAAAGCTGACATCTATATATGccacaaatggaaaattccacacctgaccttgtgataggTTGCAGTCAAGCCACAGTCAATACTTTGTTTcatgcaaaaattaaaactatggtataaaattatcttcaggctATTTGAATAAGCTGTGTATGAAACAAATGAAtattgtgtttagacttgggtcctatCCCCAAgatattatgtatatgcaaatattccaaaaatttGAAAGTGCTTGGGACATTTCTGGTCATAATCACTTTGGATAAGAGATAGCCAACCTGTTTTTATGTTTCTCCCTCtctaatttacaaaagaaaggctcTGAACCCACCTGAAGATATATCTGTAGCTGATGTCTGCTGCAGAGCCTGGCTTCTTTCAGAGACATGTTGCTCAGGCAGATTTTGAGCTGCCATGCTGGATTTTTGTGGAGTCACTGGAGTCAAGGACTGGGAGAAAGGCTGTGTGAGGTCATCAGGTGGGGGAACAGGAAAAACCACGGGCTTAGGTGAACTCGACTCTTTATTTATAAGCAGCACATGGATAGGTCCTGAATGAATCTTTAGATTGATCTGGTATTTCTTTTGTCCATTCTGACCCTTTGAAGTTATTGGgtataaacaaatatacaattattaatatttctagCTAACTTAAGACAGTAAAATAAGACAGGCAAAGCTACTAGGGACTTACTAAATTCACATAACACAATAAAGTCATTAAGTCAAAACACAAAAGTAGAGACATAGAGTAGAATGTAATTTTGAGGGCTCTGAACCACTAGTCATCAAAAACTCTCTGGTGTAGATTCTGGCAACTGTCCGATATTACCATGTGTGACTATATAATAGGTCAGGGCAAAGCAATGCTCCTGGTATTCCCCATATACAGGAGCTTTATCCCCTGGGGTTGGCCACCACAGATCTGGTCAGTTCAACATGCTTCAcaaatcaaattcttttttttcccatctgCAAGCACAAAGACAACTAATTTCTCCTACtgagaaataaatataacattcTTCCAGCTGAAAAAAGTAATCTGTATCCTGAGGCTTCAGACTCCAGTAATACAAATGCCTAAATTTAAACTTTTAGAAtaagggggtgggggaaggaggtagATAATATAGTAATCTTTTTCTACTCCCGTTTTTGGTTATTGCTTTCAaattagtttgtttttaaaaatctgaatctgaaaatgaaaatcatgGAACTCATTTATAGTCAATAAATGTCTTTGATTTAATAAGCCGGACAATGTTTTGTAAAAGACCTAATTTAAAGGAATTGATTGTTGATATGTACATTGAACTTTTTCCTCAGTGGCAATTTTTATATCAATTGTAgatgtgttgttgttgttgttgttttgagacagaggttcactcttgttgcccaggctggagtgcaatggcgcgattttggctcactgcaaacactGCCTCCCAGCttgaaacaattctcctgcctcagcctcccaagtagctgggtttacaggtgtgcaccaccatgctcggctaattttgtatttttagtagagatggggtttcaccatgttggtcagtctggtcttaaactcctgacctcaagtgatccacctgccttggcctcccaaagtgctgagattacaggcgtgagccactgcacccggcccaatgtGGTCATTTTAACTGATTTTTATAGATTATTGGCCATATCATTAGTCATTTCTTGACATCTTCTatcttaaaaaattcaaatttaaaataatttaatcaaaatgttaaatcattttaaatcatTTGGTTACTTGGGGATAGATATTTTAGGGAcaggacccaagtctaaacacaataTTCATTTGTTTCATACACACCTTATTCACATagcctgaagataattttatacaatagttttaatttttgtgtgaaacAAAAATCACTTGATAAAACAttctgattactttttaaaaattgactttatTTGAGCTAAATGATATCAATAAATGACTAAGGATATcgccaataatctttaaaatcatttatGATTCATTTAGTTCTATAATTTTACCAAGGAATTAAAGACATACAAATTCAGCTATCAACACTTTTAGATAAAAACTTGACTAACTCACAGTGTTTACACAATTAGCTCACATTCAGCTAAAGAAAATATCCTTCTTGAGACAGTAGATTCATTTTTCCCACTTATGTAAATATAAGTTATCCTACATACCATTTCTGGAATGGGTACCTCCAGTTGTGTACCAGAAGGTGCCTGAATGGCCAAAAGTGTATCACCtggtcaaaaataaatataaagttacaTAAAATACTGTAGATCATGGAATATAGTGGCAAGAAtgtgggctctggaatcagaATGTTTGGTTCAGTCCCAAACTAGGTGACCTTGAGCTTTGGTTTTCaattctataaaatgggggaCACACAACCTACTGCATAgatttattttgaggattaaataaggtaataCATATATCAGTATTATACATGGGTTAGTTGTATGATTCTCATTAACAAATTCAGCTCAAGTTGATTTTGCTTTCACTAAGACTCCTGTAAAGTCTGAGATTCTTAAAACCATTTAGCCTCAAATAACACTGTTCATTGGACTAAGGATAGTGGAGATTAGGTATGAGACAGTGAAATGTTGAGcttaaatgattttattatttttgaagccAAATTCTACAACAAATCTCTGTTGAGTTGCAGATTAACAGAAGTCTCAGCAAACTTCCTTAAAAAACTCAGTAAATACAGTGGTAAAATAGAACAATAGGTCCATACGTATTTCCAACATAGTCTTACATAGAAAGTCAGATTCCACTTGATGAGGTACTTGGCAGAATCTTTTTAAATGAGTGGATAATACACATAAATTTAAATATGCACAATTTCATTTTACTTGGGTTGTAATTTTGGGAACACACGTCCCCCCATTTTAGTTATATTAATAACTATAATTATTAACATGATATTGTTATCTTAAGGAGAAAACACAGGGGCAGCAAATTGCATAGGAATAGGTTTCCTGGTTGTAAGATGGATTCACCTAATTCTTTCCTCATGGTTTCTTTGAGTTTCATTTGAGACCAGCATATACTTGCTGCATATAGTTTCATAAACAGTGCTGATGAGAACCATGTTCTAGTTCAAGTTTGGTCACTAACTCTGTGACTGTGTGACAATGAAAGTTGCTTAATCCCGCCCTGATTTAGCTTGCCCTCTGTCCctgtccccttccccttccacacACAGTTGATGCCTACCAGTGGAGCTAATGAACTGAATGCTGTGAAAAGCAGCTATTctcatgaaaacagaaacaaaagcagtCTATGAATACATGGCATGGTGGAGTGAGACACTGTGTCCACAACTTCTGAAAATGACAGGATAAGGGCACAGGGAATTCTAAATCACTCTCCACTGAATCGGTTGATGAGAGGAAGAATGCAAGGAAAAGTCTAATGGTACTTACCATTAAAGAAATTACAGATGTCTTCATGAGTTACATAGGAAAATGTACTGTCATAGGAGTTAAGGAAAAACATTTATATCAAGCCGTAGGCATTTAAATTAAGGTAATACATCTGAAGGTCAAAATAACTAAATGACCATATGCACAGAGGGACTGCCACCCATGGacagataaaaaaagaaatctactcTAGAAAGGTAAAGACAATTAAAGGAGTTCCCATCCTTTGCTCTTAGAAGAAGCCATTCTGATTTTTGTGACATTTGAGGACCCTTAGGAGAGAGATGGAAAGCAGTGCACATTCTTCATGGAGGCAAAGGTTTCtgggggaagggaatggatgggGAAAAGGAGGCCAACAGCAACCATATCAGCTTCCACATCAGGAATTTTCTGTGattgttgttttttgttcttaTATTAAATGGTCAGGTATGGCCACAAGAGGacacagaggaaaagaaagactCAGAAAAACAAAGTATTATACTCTTAGGTCCTAGTGACGGGAGGCAGGGCAGGCTACTCAGGGCCACATGGTTAAGACAACAAGGTGGTCAGGAGGCAGAAGACAGGAGCAAGGGGAAAGCATTAGCCTAGAGCTTTTACTGGGGTTTCCTTGGGAAAAGAAATGcagggtggccgggcatggtggctcaagccacccagcactttgggaggctgaggcaggtggatcacttgaggtcaggagttcaagaccagcctgaccatatGCACAGACGGGCTGCCACACATGGACAGATAAAAAAAGAAGTCTAGTCTAgaaatggtgaaacccgtctctactaaaatacaaaacttagaagggcatggtggtgagctcctgtaatcacagctactctggaggctgaggcagaagaattgcttaaacctgggagtaaaggttgcagtgagccaagattgtgccactgcactccagcctgggcaacagagtgactccatctgaggaaaaaaaaaaaaaatgcagggtaGGGAGAACACTATGATTAGCTAGTTTGGataattttgtttggttttgttttgagacggagtttgctctgtcgcccaagctgaagtgcagtagtgtgatcttggctcactgcagcttctgcctcctgggttcaagcaattctcctatgctccctggtagctgggattacagatgcacgttgccatgcccagctagtttttgtacttttagtagggacagggtttcaccctgttagccaggctggtctcaaactcctgatctcaggtgatccgccaaacttggcttccaaaagtgctgggattacaggtgtgagccactgcattttgCCTAGTTTGGATAATTTTGGTGGGCTCTAAGCTATGCAAGTAGTCCCctagttgtctggtacctggACCTGGGATGATTAAGGCAGAGGAATATTGCCACCTGGGGTGTATGGACTGGAGAGAGGAGGTCTGGACCTGGACTGATTAGTTTATATATCAAAGGGATTCTCCTAGCTGAGCCcatgctgtttctttctttttttttttaattttattattattatactttaagttttagggtacacgtgcacaatgtgcaggtttgttacatatgtatacatgtgccatgttggtgtgctgcacccattaactcatcatttagcattaggtatatctcctaatgctatccctcttccctcgccccaccccacaacagtgcccagtgtgtgatgttccccttcctgtgtccatgtgttctcattgttcaattcccacctatgagtgagaaaatgtggtgtttggttttttgtccttgtgatactttgctgagaatgatggtttgcagcttcatccatgtccctacaaaggacatgagcccATGCTGTTTCTAAGAAATGACTAGTCCCAGGATGGGCAGTCTCTCCTCAGCCAGAAAGGTTTGTGGAGATGTCAAAATACCATAAGATAcagaaaactttatatatatcaCACATAACCATGGTTGGGGCAATGGGAATGGCCAGCATCTTGTAAAGCAGGGCAGCGAAGTCcaagataaaatagataaatggctTTTGAATTTCAGAGCTCCACAGAACACAGCTTGAAAACTCCCATTGTTCTCCAACTGTTAAGGGGCTCTGATCCAttgaaaggaaataacaaatgaGATAATGGACTTGTTCA contains these protein-coding regions:
- the LOC129042105 gene encoding transcription factor E2F5-like; this encodes MGQNGQKKYQINLKIHSGPIHVLLINKESSSPKPVVFPVPPPDDLTQPFSQSLTPVTPQKSSMAAQNLPEQHVSERSQALQQTSATDISSAGSISGDIIDELMSSDVFPLLRLSPTPADDYNFNLDDNEGVCDLFVVQILNY